The Anopheles coluzzii chromosome 2, AcolN3, whole genome shotgun sequence genome window below encodes:
- the LOC120951393 gene encoding caspase-like: MDDLPPEPTPDNEFYDGNIPSITQTDQIASRQRSQNARALQEEEYDTNHRRRGMAIILNHENFELMSKREGTNRDRDAATAVLTSMQFDVRVYNDLGRDELFCVLLALASEDHSDCDCLLVMLMTHGDDDVLYAYDGPYSVDKLWESFMGNACTTLLGKPKLFFVQACRGSTFDKGVKLGCRDLDSDHFSSHKYVIPTTADLLVMYSSYKGHVSWRSPRGGSWFIQALCVELETNWKHMELLQLLTGVSRRVAYDYQSNEPSKGRMDAMKQMPSIVSMLTKLVYFPLKLGS; the protein is encoded by the exons ATGGACGATTTACCGCCTGAGCCCACTCCGGATAACGAATTTTACGATGGAAATATACC TTCGATAACACAAACCGATCAGATTGCATCAAGACAACGTTCCCAGAATGCTCGAGCGCTACAAGAAGAAGAGTATGATACAAACCATCGGCGACGTGGTATGGCAATCATCTTAAACCATGAGAATTTCGAGTTGATGAGCAAACGCGAAGGTACCAACAGGGATCGTGATGCAGCAACAGCGGTCTTAACCAGTATGCAGTTTGACGTTCGTGTCTACAATGATCTTGGTCGTGATGAGCTTTTCTGCGTGTTGCTTGCTCTTGCCAGTGAGGATCACTCCGATTGCGATTGTTTATTAGTTATGCTAATGACCCATGGAGACGATGACGTTTTGTATGCGTACGATGGACCTTACAGTGTAGACAAATTATGGGAGAGTTTTATGGGCAACGCATGCACTACGCTACTTGGCAAGCCGAAGCTGTTTTTCGTCCAAGCCTGCCGTGGAAGCACATTCGATAAAGGGGTGAAGTTGGGCTGTCGCGATTTGGACAGTGACCATTTCTCATCGCACAAGTATGTGATTCCGACTACGGCCGATTTGTTGGTGATGTACTCTTCATATAAGGGCCATGTGTCATGGAGAAGCCCCAGGGGAGGATCTTGGTTTATACAGGCACTATGCGTGGAATTGGAAACGAATTGGAAGCACATGGaattgctgcagctgctgacgGGCGTTTCGCGAAGAGTAGCTTATGATTATCAGTCAAACGAGCCGAGCAAGGGCAGAATGGATGCAATGAAACAAATGCCGTCCATTGTATCGATGCTTACAAAGCTGGTTTATTTTCCTTTAAAGTTGGGTTCATGA
- the LOC120951392 gene encoding caspase-1-like produces MNTSTLSTAFDEVDNNTRVLSLVASVPEIISSSVIHELEPVDDAHYNMSHNRRGVAAVFNHRKFLHASERKGTDADCDNVRQVLIYLQFEVRVYDDLTRKEIKQVLDDLAEEDHKNSDCLLVVIMTHGDDDVLHAKDGTFNVDRLWENFIGDSCPSLLGKPKLFFIQACRGSSFDTGVHFSQCMTQVAKTVVPYAMRELPQPSIVPGCPKSSIQYAIPSMADLLVMYSTYKGHYSWRNPSTGSWFIRALCDELREHGNSKELLQLLTSVSRRVAYEFQSNVPNNSQIDCQKQMPCIVSMLTRRIYFSKKLDFCFHFDTIRWMFNQSIVF; encoded by the exons ATGAACACATCAACACTCTCTACCGCTTTCGATGAGGTGGACAACAATACCCGAGTTTT ATCACTCGTAGCAAGCGTTCCAGAAATCATCTCTTCTTCAGTGATTCATGAATTAGAGCCTGTTGACGACGCTCATTACAATATGAGCCATAACCGGCGTGGTGTGGCAGCAGTTTTTAATCATCGGAAATTTCTCCATGCCTCCGAACGCAAAGGTACCGATGCGGATTGTGACAATGTTAGACAGGTGCTGATCTATTTACAGTTTGAGGTGCGTGTGTACGATGATTTAACGCGGAAAGAGATAAAACAAGTGCTCGACGATCTGGCGGAAGAGGACCACAAGAATAGTGACTGTTTGCTCGTGGTGATTATGACACACGGAGATGACGATGTTTTGCATGCGAAAGATGGCACTTTCAATGTAGATCGACTTTGGGAAAACTTTATCGGAGACTCGTGCCCCTCTTTACTCGGCAAAccaaaactttttttcataCAAGCATGTCGAGGTAGCAGCTTTGATACAGGCGTTCATTTTAGCCAATGTATGACACAGGTTGCTAAAACCGTTGTACCCTACGCAATGCGAGAACTACCACAACCGAGCATAGTACCCGGGTGTCCCAAGTCATCGATACAGTATGCTATTCCATCAATGGCCGATCTCCTGGTTATGTACTCCACCTATAAAGGACATTACTCGTGGCGCAATCCTAGCACCGGTTCTTGGTTTATTCGGGCGCTGTGTGATGAGCTGCGGGAGCATGGAAATAGCAAGGAGTTGCTACAGCTATTGACATCTGTATCGCGCAGAGTAGCGTATGAATTCCAATCCAACGTACCCAATAACAGCCAAATAGACTGTCAAAAGCAAATGCCTTGCATTGTTTCGATGCTTACCCGAcgaatttatttttccaaaaaattagacttttgttttcatttcgataCGATACGATGGATGTTTAATCAATCAATAGTGTTTTAA